A single Sporosarcina sp. FSL W8-0480 DNA region contains:
- a CDS encoding VanZ family protein, translated as MWLISMYVIEMLLYMIVAFPIYAIVRMLIVKRRKLPINKWHEVLLALFVLYLVGLATQTIIPKWNMGVDVHTGKFYLDVYGINRISSVNLIPFQTILNYFHVNEHVSGWSSVSLVNLLGNIFVFSPIGFYIPLLWRRMDSFKAILFIGLGVTCFIEGTQYFIGRSTDIDDIILNTIGVMIGYGVFLVWEIFSRREKTVDRK; from the coding sequence ATGTGGTTAATTAGTATGTATGTCATCGAGATGCTTTTATATATGATCGTCGCGTTCCCTATCTATGCGATTGTGCGAATGCTCATCGTCAAAAGAAGGAAGCTTCCCATAAACAAGTGGCATGAAGTGCTGCTTGCCTTATTCGTCCTTTACTTAGTCGGGCTCGCCACCCAGACAATTATCCCGAAGTGGAATATGGGCGTGGACGTCCATACGGGAAAGTTCTATTTAGATGTTTATGGAATTAATCGCATATCAAGTGTCAATCTCATACCGTTTCAAACGATTTTAAATTACTTTCATGTTAATGAACATGTCAGCGGCTGGAGCAGCGTTTCACTTGTGAATCTCCTTGGTAACATTTTCGTGTTTTCTCCGATAGGATTTTACATTCCATTGTTGTGGAGAAGGATGGATTCATTTAAAGCGATTTTATTCATAGGATTAGGTGTCACTTGCTTCATCGAAGGTACTCAATATTTCATTGGCCGTAGCACAGATATTGATGACATTATCTTGAACACAATCGGCGTAATGATTGGATATGGCGTCTTTCTTGTTTGGGAAATCTTTTCTCGACGTGAAAAAACTGTTGACCGTAAATAA
- the rsgA gene encoding ribosome small subunit-dependent GTPase A — MNLKEYGWNETHEKNFNAIQEELKANNCVAGRVTLEHKRMYRVMTEEGEWLSVCSGAFQHAAFERRDFPAVGDWVLVERMPGEERGIIHGILPRTSLFSRKSAGSTISEQIIAVNVDIVFLVMSMNYDFNARRLERYLVAAYDSGATPVVVLTKKDLCDNPEYYIEQAEIIAPGADIYSVSNTTGDGIELLTELLKGGKTAALLGSSGVGKSSLVNAICGDGTMAVQGIREDDAKGRHTTTHRELLKIPTGGVLIDTPGMREFQLWNESESLDSGFKDIESLSETCKFNDCRHVGEPGCAIQEALDTGELSTERYANYVKLQKEIAFLDRKMNRQAQAAERDKWKKVTKSMRKHPSKKK, encoded by the coding sequence ATTAACTTGAAAGAATACGGTTGGAACGAAACACATGAAAAGAACTTCAATGCAATCCAAGAAGAATTGAAAGCAAACAACTGCGTGGCAGGCAGAGTCACGCTTGAACATAAACGGATGTATCGGGTAATGACAGAAGAAGGTGAATGGCTCTCTGTCTGTTCGGGAGCATTTCAGCATGCAGCGTTTGAAAGACGTGATTTCCCGGCGGTCGGGGACTGGGTGTTAGTCGAGAGGATGCCTGGGGAAGAAAGAGGAATCATTCACGGAATCCTTCCACGGACATCATTGTTTTCAAGGAAGTCGGCAGGTTCAACAATTTCCGAGCAAATCATCGCGGTGAACGTAGATATCGTTTTCCTTGTCATGTCGATGAATTATGATTTCAACGCAAGAAGACTTGAACGATATCTTGTAGCGGCATATGATTCAGGCGCAACACCAGTTGTTGTGCTGACGAAGAAGGATCTTTGTGATAACCCTGAGTATTATATCGAACAGGCAGAAATTATCGCACCCGGTGCGGATATTTATTCAGTGAGCAATACAACCGGTGACGGGATCGAGCTGCTCACTGAATTATTAAAGGGCGGCAAGACCGCGGCGTTGTTAGGTTCTTCCGGAGTCGGAAAATCATCGCTTGTCAATGCGATTTGCGGGGATGGAACGATGGCGGTGCAAGGCATTCGGGAAGATGATGCAAAAGGCCGTCATACGACGACCCACCGGGAACTTCTGAAAATACCTACGGGTGGCGTTCTGATTGATACACCGGGGATGAGGGAGTTCCAATTATGGAATGAAAGCGAAAGCTTGGACTCCGGATTCAAAGATATTGAGTCACTTTCCGAGACATGCAAATTCAATGATTGCCGACATGTAGGGGAACCGGGCTGTGCAATTCAGGAAGCACTTGATACGGGTGAATTGTCCACGGAGCGTTATGCAAACTATGTTAAATTGCAAAAAGAAATTGCTTTTCTCGATCGGAAAATGAATCGCCAAGCGCAGGCGGCTGAACGTGATAAATGGAAAAAAGTCACGAAGAGCATGCGGAAGCATCCTTCCAAAAAGAAATAA
- a CDS encoding TerC family protein — MESIWLEYAWTLLILIALEGLLSADNALVLAVIAKHLPEDQKKKAINYGIIMAFAFRFVALFAISFIANVWQIQAIGAAYLLYLGLKHIIRARLAKGDKNVHKNDDKQSAGKGFRATVGKIALADLAFAIDSILAAVALALGLPDSPLGNFGGMDGGQFIVVVLGGIAGLILIKFAATWFVQLLSKRPALEATAYAIVAWVGVKLAVITLAHKDIGLIDHDFPHSTVWTLIFYGVLVGIALLGWFAPSNKTGTKNQSV; from the coding sequence ATGGAGTCAATATGGTTGGAATATGCCTGGACATTATTAATTCTAATTGCATTGGAAGGTTTATTATCAGCAGACAATGCATTAGTACTTGCTGTTATTGCAAAGCATCTACCAGAGGACCAGAAAAAGAAAGCGATTAATTATGGAATCATTATGGCTTTCGCTTTTAGGTTTGTTGCGCTTTTTGCGATTTCTTTTATCGCGAATGTCTGGCAGATACAGGCCATAGGAGCTGCCTATCTTCTTTACTTAGGCTTAAAGCATATTATAAGGGCGCGTTTAGCAAAAGGTGATAAAAATGTTCATAAGAACGATGATAAGCAATCAGCTGGTAAAGGTTTCCGTGCAACTGTAGGGAAAATTGCGTTAGCTGACCTTGCATTTGCAATTGATTCGATCTTAGCCGCGGTTGCGCTTGCCCTTGGTCTTCCTGATTCACCATTAGGTAATTTTGGCGGTATGGATGGAGGGCAATTTATTGTCGTTGTTCTTGGAGGTATTGCCGGACTTATTTTGATAAAGTTTGCAGCAACTTGGTTTGTACAGCTATTGAGCAAACGTCCTGCATTGGAAGCAACAGCATATGCAATCGTTGCCTGGGTTGGTGTCAAACTTGCGGTCATCACTCTTGCCCACAAGGATATCGGTCTCATAGACCATGATTTCCCTCACAGTACTGTATGGACACTTATTTTTTATGGCGTATTAGTAGGTATTGCACTGCTTGGTTGGTTTGCACCAAGTAATAAAACTGGAACAAAAAATCAAAGCGTGTAA
- a CDS encoding 3D domain-containing protein produces the protein MKMKMILLTVVLTFSYSVLAEAAPVGSTEQAEFKGEIASVTIETKEFSEDIETIQSDIPFMELLAGEIPHIYPPPEILENVPQTYTVMKGDNLFRIAMNHNVSLSELMSWNNLTGDLIHPGEVLVIKGGDLTEDVGLVQVASITPETVPESDEPKEPKDLKEPKEPKQPAFQVAISTPPASEGDEFIVTATAYTAYCTGCSGTTAYGIDLRSNPDQKVIAVDPKLIPLGTKVWVEGYGEAIAGDTGGAIKGHRIDVFIPSYDSAMEWGVKKVKIKVLN, from the coding sequence ATGAAAATGAAAATGATTTTATTGACTGTTGTTCTGACATTTTCTTATAGTGTTTTAGCCGAAGCAGCCCCGGTCGGCTCAACAGAACAGGCGGAATTTAAAGGGGAAATTGCAAGTGTTACTATTGAAACAAAAGAATTTAGTGAAGACATAGAAACTATCCAAAGTGACATTCCATTCATGGAGTTATTGGCGGGGGAAATACCACATATTTATCCGCCGCCTGAGATTTTGGAAAATGTGCCCCAAACGTATACGGTAATGAAGGGGGACAACCTGTTTAGAATAGCGATGAATCATAACGTCTCTCTATCCGAGTTAATGAGTTGGAATAACTTAACTGGCGATCTAATCCATCCGGGTGAAGTTTTAGTGATTAAAGGTGGGGATCTAACTGAAGATGTGGGTCTTGTACAAGTCGCATCGATTACACCTGAAACAGTCCCAGAATCTGATGAACCGAAAGAACCGAAAGATTTAAAAGAGCCAAAAGAACCTAAGCAACCTGCATTCCAAGTTGCCATTTCAACACCTCCCGCCTCTGAAGGGGACGAATTTATTGTAACAGCCACAGCATATACAGCGTATTGCACTGGTTGTTCTGGAACAACAGCATATGGAATTGACCTACGATCCAATCCGGATCAAAAAGTAATCGCGGTCGACCCAAAACTCATTCCACTTGGAACGAAAGTATGGGTTGAAGGTTATGGTGAGGCGATTGCTGGAGATACTGGAGGAGCTATCAAAGGACATAGAATTGATGTCTTCATCCCTTCTTATGATAGTGCGATGGAATGGGGAGTAAAGAAAGTAAAGATAAAAGTTTTGAATTAA
- a CDS encoding STAS domain-containing protein: MIDMNRELYNFLCENTNSITEKWLLDREELKGSIYSKNAGEWADKLLSEQNTLTNLTVASSLLNDCSVFQENKRNWAIVVTESRVNSNTPIFEVLDALSKLRSTYWFFIEQFVEREGERVLRSDIMGWGITIHRALDELMVDFSKRYDDLMNNRLDAQQTLIEELNAPIIKLNSSIGVLPLIGDVDTARVQSISDYVPHKCTKLDLSHLFIDLSGVSILDTMVANHIYQLTQVLGLLGIESTITGIRPEIAQTSVQLGLDFSKIHTTSSLQLALKTIFREPAI, translated from the coding sequence ATGATAGACATGAATCGTGAGCTTTATAATTTCTTATGTGAGAATACGAACTCGATAACTGAGAAATGGCTATTGGATCGTGAGGAATTAAAAGGGTCCATTTACTCCAAAAACGCCGGTGAATGGGCTGATAAGTTATTAAGTGAACAAAATACGTTGACCAATCTGACTGTCGCAAGCAGTCTGTTAAATGATTGTAGCGTGTTTCAGGAAAATAAAAGAAATTGGGCTATTGTGGTTACAGAAAGTCGAGTCAATTCTAATACTCCCATTTTTGAAGTATTAGATGCACTTTCCAAGCTCCGGTCGACATATTGGTTTTTTATTGAGCAGTTTGTTGAAAGAGAAGGGGAGAGGGTTCTTCGCTCGGACATCATGGGCTGGGGCATTACCATCCATAGGGCGTTGGACGAACTGATGGTGGATTTCTCAAAGAGATATGATGACTTGATGAATAACAGATTGGATGCACAACAAACTCTTATTGAAGAATTGAATGCGCCAATTATTAAGCTGAATTCTTCAATCGGTGTGCTACCGCTTATAGGAGACGTCGATACGGCACGGGTTCAGTCCATATCGGATTATGTTCCCCATAAATGCACAAAGCTTGACTTGAGCCACCTCTTCATCGACTTATCAGGGGTATCCATTCTTGATACAATGGTGGCAAATCATATCTATCAACTTACCCAAGTTCTTGGTTTGCTTGGTATTGAATCGACAATTACAGGAATCAGACCGGAAATCGCACAAACTTCTGTCCAATTAGGTTTGGATTTCTCTAAGATTCATACAACGAGTTCATTGCAATTAGCCTTAAAAACAATTTTCAGAGAACCAGCTATATAA
- a CDS encoding arylamine N-acetyltransferase, translated as MNIEKYLKRFNASHLTDPSLNNLKELQFLHMTNIPFENLDVIRKVPIYLNLNTIYEKIVTRMRGGYCYELNGLFHWLLVKLGYDATLVAATVFRPNGKWAKPETHAAILVHLDETYLVDVGFGDSTVLPIPLNGGICTDVSGSYGVTKLDDVMYVLNRTRNGESRMIYKFEATQKRLEDFHEGCVFNQVSADSTFTHVDIITKATETGRISLYDDELSIYEKGIKTNRVLTPTERTSVMVELFGIEII; from the coding sequence ATGAATATTGAAAAGTACCTAAAGCGTTTTAATGCAAGTCATTTGACGGATCCTTCATTAAACAACTTGAAAGAACTACAGTTTTTGCATATGACGAACATTCCATTTGAAAATTTAGATGTCATCCGCAAAGTTCCTATTTATCTGAACTTGAATACGATCTATGAGAAAATCGTCACCCGAATGCGCGGGGGATATTGTTACGAGTTAAACGGCCTTTTCCATTGGTTGTTGGTCAAACTTGGATATGATGCAACCTTGGTCGCAGCGACTGTCTTCAGACCTAATGGGAAATGGGCAAAGCCGGAGACACATGCGGCTATTCTCGTTCATTTGGATGAGACTTATCTCGTAGATGTCGGTTTCGGAGATTCAACAGTTCTTCCAATTCCGTTAAATGGTGGCATATGTACTGATGTAAGTGGAAGTTACGGCGTTACGAAACTCGATGATGTAATGTATGTACTTAACCGGACAAGAAATGGGGAATCCCGTATGATTTATAAGTTCGAAGCAACACAGAAGCGCCTTGAAGATTTCCATGAGGGCTGTGTGTTCAATCAAGTTTCTGCGGATTCAACATTCACTCATGTGGATATCATTACGAAGGCGACTGAAACAGGTCGGATTTCATTATATGATGATGAACTATCCATTTATGAAAAAGGAATCAAGACAAATAGAGTACTTACACCTACTGAGAGAACTTCTGTCATGGTAGAGCTGTTTGGCATTGAAATCATCTAA
- a CDS encoding glycerophosphodiester phosphodiesterase family protein, whose translation MRKHNLVWLTIVGACLLLLVGYSDQTKRVHQPNMMSIAHRGASGFAPENTRSAFQKGVELQADYLECDVHLSKDGELIIMHDEKIDRTTNGSGFIKDYTLAELREFDAGITFSKEFEGETIMTLNELLDEFFDQIGLLIELKNPENYPGIEESVVSVLSKYEDLSSIIVQSFDVESMRKMQSLLPELSVAVLIRPAESFLSESKLDDLTSFASFVNFNVSFVNKSMVNKVQQRGSKVLVWSKNDKKLVSKAHKYGVDGIISDYPTWRISEPIYLVQE comes from the coding sequence ATGAGAAAACATAATCTTGTTTGGCTTACAATTGTAGGGGCCTGTTTATTACTTCTAGTTGGGTACAGCGATCAGACAAAGCGGGTGCATCAACCGAATATGATGAGTATTGCTCATAGGGGCGCTTCTGGTTTTGCGCCGGAAAATACCCGATCGGCATTTCAAAAAGGTGTAGAACTTCAAGCGGACTACTTGGAGTGCGACGTTCATCTATCAAAAGATGGAGAGCTTATAATCATGCACGATGAAAAGATTGACCGTACAACAAATGGAAGCGGTTTCATAAAGGATTACACATTGGCCGAATTAAGGGAGTTTGATGCTGGGATCACATTTAGTAAGGAATTCGAGGGTGAGACGATCATGACCCTTAATGAGTTATTAGATGAATTTTTTGACCAAATCGGTTTATTAATAGAATTAAAAAATCCCGAAAACTATCCGGGTATTGAAGAAAGTGTAGTATCGGTATTAAGTAAATATGAAGATTTAAGTTCAATCATCGTCCAGTCATTTGACGTCGAATCTATGAGAAAAATGCAATCCTTGCTGCCGGAATTAAGCGTAGCAGTCCTGATACGTCCCGCAGAATCATTTTTATCCGAAAGTAAATTGGATGATTTAACCTCCTTTGCCTCTTTCGTTAATTTCAACGTTTCCTTTGTAAATAAAAGCATGGTGAATAAAGTTCAACAGCGGGGAAGCAAAGTCCTTGTTTGGTCGAAAAACGACAAGAAACTCGTCTCAAAAGCCCATAAATACGGAGTCGACGGAATCATTTCCGATTATCCTACTTGGCGCATAAGCGAACCAATCTATCTCGTACAAGAATAA
- a CDS encoding RluA family pseudouridine synthase, producing the protein MSTRILYEDNHLLVVEKPVNIPVQADESGDADLLTLLKEDLKERYQKPGNVYLGLVHRLDRPVGGVMVFAKTSKAASRLSDVLRKREMERTYLTVVRGNLKHSGVLEHHLWKDTKKNIVHTVKAGHPGGKKAILQYETVEQKDGMSLLNVRLHTGRSHQIRVQLAAVGSPLYGDQKYGQHVNKPGQQIALWANTLEFPHPTTKELLKFESNPPSAHPWNIWEDK; encoded by the coding sequence ATGTCGACACGCATTTTATATGAAGACAATCATTTGCTTGTTGTTGAAAAACCTGTGAATATACCGGTACAAGCCGATGAAAGCGGCGATGCAGATCTACTTACTCTATTGAAAGAGGATTTGAAGGAACGCTATCAAAAGCCCGGCAATGTTTATCTTGGATTGGTTCATCGACTGGATCGTCCAGTAGGGGGAGTCATGGTATTTGCTAAAACATCCAAAGCCGCTTCCCGCTTATCCGATGTATTACGAAAAAGGGAAATGGAAAGGACTTACTTAACCGTTGTGCGTGGAAATCTAAAGCATTCAGGTGTATTGGAACATCATTTATGGAAAGATACGAAGAAGAATATAGTACATACGGTTAAAGCAGGCCATCCGGGAGGCAAAAAGGCCATCCTCCAGTATGAAACAGTTGAGCAAAAGGACGGCATGAGCCTATTGAACGTCCGACTTCACACAGGAAGATCCCATCAAATCCGAGTTCAGTTGGCTGCAGTCGGTTCCCCCCTTTACGGAGATCAAAAATACGGGCAACATGTGAATAAACCCGGACAGCAAATTGCATTATGGGCAAACACCCTCGAATTTCCTCATCCGACAACAAAGGAATTACTGAAATTCGAATCGAACCCACCTTCCGCCCATCCGTGGAACATTTGGGAGGATAAGTGA
- a CDS encoding carboxylate--amine ligase, with amino-acid sequence MTNPFIPIIVGTDINAYNMAISFHEAYGIHPILVGKEPLSFTSLSTIPGAIELFPKLGEKKEFAAILKKVATKYKTPEKKLLLVGTNDLYVRLIIENRDALSEDFVFNYIDETLMNNLLVKKNFYKLCEEHGIDTPATYFYSCKSDDHFTEEVMFPVIIKPSNGVEYYKHPFPGMQKVYKVDSYEEIKKVIGTIKKSGYKDDLIIQDFIPGDDTYMWDSVFYINSKGNTELVTFGQVVLQEHTPTAIGNYTAVITRYNEEMMLKLKGFLEALNYVGYANFDLKYDHRDGKFKVFEVNIRQGRSSYYITSCGHNMAKNFVDDLIYNVEKSLTLLDEKFLFTVVPKIVLKKFVDNKEVREEIKKLLRAGKYANPLFYKRDRSFKRKLYLLLRQINYYRKYKNNSWQ; translated from the coding sequence ATGACAAATCCGTTTATCCCTATTATTGTAGGAACCGATATTAATGCATACAATATGGCAATCTCCTTTCATGAGGCATATGGCATACACCCAATCCTTGTAGGAAAAGAACCCTTATCCTTTACAAGCCTAAGCACAATCCCCGGAGCAATCGAACTGTTCCCGAAGCTTGGAGAAAAGAAAGAATTTGCAGCTATCCTAAAAAAAGTCGCAACCAAATACAAAACTCCGGAGAAAAAATTACTCCTTGTCGGTACGAATGACTTATATGTCCGCCTCATCATCGAGAACCGCGATGCCCTCTCCGAAGACTTTGTATTCAACTATATCGACGAAACACTAATGAATAATCTCTTAGTGAAGAAGAACTTTTATAAACTTTGCGAAGAACATGGAATCGATACACCGGCAACTTACTTCTATTCCTGTAAAAGTGACGACCACTTTACTGAAGAAGTCATGTTCCCGGTAATCATTAAGCCAAGTAACGGGGTAGAATATTATAAACACCCGTTTCCGGGCATGCAAAAAGTCTATAAAGTCGACTCGTATGAGGAAATCAAAAAAGTCATTGGAACGATTAAGAAAAGCGGCTATAAAGATGACCTGATCATCCAAGATTTCATCCCTGGCGACGATACATACATGTGGGACTCGGTTTTTTACATTAACAGCAAAGGAAATACCGAGTTAGTCACATTTGGACAAGTTGTGCTCCAAGAGCATACTCCTACCGCTATCGGAAATTACACAGCAGTCATTACGAGATACAATGAAGAAATGATGTTGAAGCTGAAGGGCTTCCTTGAAGCGCTAAATTATGTGGGCTATGCCAATTTCGACTTGAAATATGATCATCGCGACGGCAAATTCAAAGTTTTTGAAGTGAATATCCGTCAAGGACGATCAAGCTACTATATAACATCATGTGGTCATAATATGGCGAAGAACTTTGTCGACGACCTCATCTATAATGTCGAAAAATCCCTAACCTTATTGGATGAAAAGTTCCTATTTACTGTCGTTCCTAAGATAGTCCTTAAGAAGTTTGTTGACAATAAAGAAGTACGGGAAGAGATTAAGAAGTTGTTACGGGCAGGTAAATACGCCAATCCATTATTCTATAAAAGGGACAGAAGCTTCAAAAGAAAACTATACCTTTTGTTAAGACAAATTAATTACTACCGTAAGTATAAAAATAATAGTTGGCAATAA
- the fbpA gene encoding Fur-regulated basic protein FbpA produces MRKQQNKQMDSKRNTIIEKLVSNGIYKINGKQLYELTLYELLKQYTMRVD; encoded by the coding sequence ATGAGAAAACAACAAAATAAACAAATGGATTCAAAAAGAAATACAATCATTGAGAAACTTGTAAGCAATGGCATATATAAAATAAATGGCAAACAATTATATGAGCTTACTTTATATGAATTGTTAAAACAGTATACAATGAGAGTAGATTGA
- a CDS encoding amidase family protein has protein sequence MNGKLERLRKEWLEEATIRQMQQKMGNNEINSEELVIMYLQRISEVDQTVNAILEINPEALQIARSLDEERRSGKVRSLLHGIPVLLKDNMDTGDKMHTSCGSLAMKDYFADEDAFLVKKLRDAGAVILGKTNMTEWANFMSDRMRNGWSSRGGQVNNPYGPFDVGGSSSGAAAAVTANMAAVSIGTETSGSIINPSVQNALVGIKPTVGAISRSGIIPLSFTQDTPGPMARTVEDATITFSLMIGYDPDDPVTKGSKCFAGIDWLSLLNPNALNGKRIGIARSIFEREISTERKTQFDAVLTQMQSLGAEIIDSIDLGTMEDDLGYDVLLYEFKSALNAYLGKTPMTNPMRTLSDIIQFNKEHSEETLKFGQVMLEKVDRTSGRLKEPAYIDALIKNRHLAGEVALDKAFNEHQIDFLLFPQDHGCSFSAAAGYPAITAPASFSENGEPFCITMCGRAFSEPELIGYAYAFEQQTLARTKPNV, from the coding sequence TTGAACGGGAAATTGGAGAGACTTCGCAAAGAATGGTTGGAGGAAGCGACCATTCGCCAAATGCAGCAAAAGATGGGGAACAATGAAATCAATTCTGAAGAACTTGTGATCATGTACTTACAAAGAATTTCAGAGGTAGATCAAACGGTAAACGCTATCTTAGAGATTAATCCAGAAGCACTCCAAATAGCGCGTTCACTTGATGAGGAACGACGTTCTGGAAAAGTGCGCTCTCTTTTGCACGGAATACCGGTGCTGCTAAAAGATAATATGGATACTGGTGATAAAATGCATACAAGCTGTGGTTCATTGGCAATGAAAGATTACTTTGCAGATGAAGATGCATTTTTAGTGAAGAAATTACGTGATGCAGGCGCTGTCATTCTTGGCAAGACGAATATGACTGAATGGGCGAACTTCATGTCTGACCGGATGAGGAATGGCTGGAGTTCCCGCGGGGGGCAAGTGAATAATCCATACGGACCATTCGACGTTGGAGGTTCGAGTTCGGGTGCTGCAGCCGCTGTCACTGCCAACATGGCAGCGGTATCAATTGGAACAGAGACAAGTGGATCGATTATTAATCCATCCGTACAGAACGCACTTGTCGGGATAAAGCCGACAGTAGGTGCAATAAGCCGAAGCGGCATCATCCCGCTATCCTTCACTCAGGATACCCCGGGACCAATGGCGCGTACAGTTGAAGATGCAACGATAACGTTCAGTCTGATGATAGGGTACGATCCTGACGATCCGGTTACGAAAGGATCCAAATGTTTTGCCGGGATTGACTGGCTTTCCTTATTGAACCCTAATGCGCTTAATGGTAAAAGAATCGGTATTGCCCGTTCAATTTTCGAACGTGAAATTTCGACAGAAAGAAAGACGCAGTTCGATGCAGTCCTTACTCAAATGCAATCATTAGGCGCTGAAATTATCGATTCAATCGACTTAGGAACGATGGAGGATGATTTAGGCTATGATGTCCTACTCTATGAATTCAAGTCTGCATTGAATGCGTATCTTGGAAAAACACCTATGACAAACCCGATGCGAACGTTGTCCGACATCATTCAATTCAATAAAGAGCATTCAGAAGAAACTCTCAAATTTGGTCAAGTGATGTTGGAGAAAGTGGACCGAACAAGTGGAAGGTTGAAGGAACCGGCCTATATCGATGCTTTGATCAAAAACCGACATTTGGCGGGGGAAGTAGCCCTTGACAAGGCATTTAACGAACATCAAATTGATTTCCTATTATTTCCACAAGACCATGGATGTAGCTTCAGCGCAGCGGCGGGTTATCCGGCAATCACAGCTCCCGCATCCTTTTCGGAAAATGGAGAGCCGTTTTGTATTACTATGTGCGGCCGGGCATTTTCCGAGCCGGAATTAATAGGTTATGCATATGCATTCGAACAACAGACATTGGCCAGAACCAAGCCAAATGTATAA
- a CDS encoding DEAD/DEAH box helicase has protein sequence MSFLEKMDEVFKKKWKFEHETPIQSQMIPELLNGKDVVAESPTGTGKTLAYVLPMLQKVDGDKMQTQALIMAPSQELAMQIVNVIRDWVEGTSISVTQLIGGANMQRQIERLKKKPTIVVGTPGRLVELVKARRLKMSDIRYIVLDEGDQLLSREYRVIVKDLIEAANTDRQVAVVSATITDEIEIVAKNLMNDPIRLKVSPEDMPLSGKVVHSFVKTDARDKTDLLRGLSHLPDIRALAFMNNVDQLRMKELKLQYNEAPIAVLYSSMKKFERQETLDRFRKGEIHILIATDLAARGLDIQGLTHVIHVDVPHTIEQYLHRSGRTGRAGEDGEVLTLLSYPEERTYRKLAKGFKPVQKVWYKGKLTEGNSKTVGGQKPAAKKTTSKKPNKKR, from the coding sequence ATGTCCTTCTTGGAAAAAATGGACGAAGTATTTAAGAAGAAGTGGAAATTTGAACACGAGACGCCAATCCAATCACAAATGATTCCTGAATTGTTGAATGGCAAGGATGTCGTAGCAGAATCCCCAACAGGAACAGGAAAGACGTTGGCATACGTATTGCCGATGCTGCAAAAGGTAGATGGCGATAAAATGCAGACACAGGCATTGATCATGGCACCGTCACAAGAATTAGCGATGCAGATCGTCAATGTCATTCGTGATTGGGTGGAAGGAACAAGCATATCCGTCACGCAGCTAATTGGCGGTGCGAATATGCAACGGCAAATTGAGCGGCTGAAGAAAAAGCCGACCATCGTCGTTGGAACCCCTGGTCGATTGGTCGAACTTGTTAAAGCAAGACGATTAAAAATGAGTGATATTCGGTATATCGTCTTAGATGAAGGTGATCAGCTTCTTTCTCGTGAGTACCGAGTCATTGTTAAAGATTTGATTGAAGCTGCTAATACTGATCGCCAAGTGGCGGTTGTATCTGCAACCATTACAGATGAAATTGAAATTGTCGCGAAGAATCTTATGAATGACCCAATTCGACTAAAAGTGTCGCCAGAAGATATGCCGTTATCCGGAAAGGTGGTGCATTCGTTTGTCAAAACGGATGCCCGTGACAAAACGGATTTACTACGAGGTCTATCACATCTACCCGATATTAGAGCCCTTGCATTCATGAACAATGTCGATCAGCTTCGGATGAAAGAATTGAAATTACAATACAATGAAGCACCAATCGCTGTGTTATATTCATCTATGAAAAAATTCGAACGACAAGAAACGCTTGACCGTTTCCGTAAAGGTGAAATCCATATACTGATTGCCACCGACCTTGCTGCGAGAGGTTTGGATATCCAAGGATTGACCCACGTCATCCATGTCGACGTCCCTCATACAATCGAGCAATATCTACACCGCTCAGGACGCACCGGACGAGCTGGCGAGGACGGAGAAGTCCTAACACTACTCTCCTACCCAGAAGAACGAACGTATCGAAAACTCGCAAAGGGCTTCAAACCTGTCCAAAAAGTATGGTACAAAGGCAAACTGACAGAAGGAAACTCCAAAACAGTAGGCGGCCAAAAACCGGCAGCTAAAAAAACAACATCCAAAAAACCAAATAAAAAAAGATAA